From the Gallaecimonas kandeliae genome, one window contains:
- the fghA gene encoding S-formylglutathione hydrolase, whose translation MELVENHLCFGGEQRRYRHHSQVLGCTMHFSVFLPPDAGRDTPVLYWLSGLTCTDENFVQKAGAQRIAAELGLALVAPDTSPRGMGVADDEGYDLGQGAGFYVNATQAPWASHYHMEDYVVRELPELVVGLGLGEQRGIFGHSMGGHGALVLALRYPELYQSVSAFSPIAHPSDCPWGQKALGAYLGEEPEAWRNHDASLLLAGRTAPWPIRVDIGLADNFLAEQLKPETLERAALQSGSALELSRHAGYDHSYFFVASFMEEQLRFHARHLGR comes from the coding sequence ATGGAACTGGTTGAAAACCATCTCTGCTTCGGCGGCGAGCAGCGCCGCTACAGGCACCACTCCCAGGTGCTGGGCTGCACCATGCACTTCTCGGTGTTCCTGCCCCCGGACGCCGGCAGGGATACCCCTGTGCTCTACTGGCTGTCGGGGCTGACCTGCACCGACGAAAACTTCGTGCAGAAGGCGGGGGCTCAGCGTATCGCCGCCGAGCTTGGCCTGGCCCTGGTGGCACCGGACACCAGCCCCCGCGGCATGGGGGTGGCAGACGACGAGGGCTATGACCTGGGCCAGGGCGCCGGCTTCTACGTCAACGCCACCCAGGCTCCCTGGGCCAGCCATTACCACATGGAAGACTACGTGGTGCGGGAACTGCCCGAGCTGGTGGTCGGCCTTGGCCTCGGCGAACAGCGCGGCATCTTCGGCCATTCCATGGGCGGCCACGGCGCCCTGGTGCTGGCCCTGCGCTACCCCGAGCTCTACCAGTCGGTGTCGGCCTTCTCCCCCATAGCCCACCCCAGCGACTGCCCCTGGGGCCAGAAGGCCCTGGGCGCCTACCTGGGGGAGGAGCCAGAGGCCTGGCGCAACCATGACGCCAGCCTGCTGCTGGCGGGCCGCACCGCCCCCTGGCCGATCCGGGTCGACATCGGCCTGGCCGACAACTTCCTGGCCGAGCAGCTCAAGCCGGAAACCCTGGAGCGGGCGGCCCTGCAAAGCGGTTCTGCCCTGGAGCTCAGCCGCCACGCCGGTTACGACCACTCCTACTTCTTCGTGGCCAGCTTCATGGAAGAACAGCTGCGCTTCCACGCCCGCCACCTGGGGCGCTGA
- a CDS encoding DUF922 domain-containing protein — MAKLLLALPFLLLCLPLRADSPFADPAVQFIESRDYYHIQANSWAQLRAALLRRPGKGEHAWAQTHWDAHYRLNFAYGTDHCRLVGMEVKLKLVITLPLWDNPPQALKNRWHLYSDHILRHELSHRQNVIEMVKRLRRKVLALPEAADCDRLKAGYQRIRAAEDARRDQDDRILDRQDRLWQEAEQRHRR; from the coding sequence ATGGCCAAGCTCCTGCTCGCCCTGCCGTTCCTGTTGCTCTGCCTGCCGCTGCGGGCCGACTCCCCCTTTGCCGATCCGGCCGTGCAGTTCATTGAAAGCCGCGACTACTACCACATCCAGGCCAACAGCTGGGCCCAGTTGCGGGCCGCCTTGCTGCGCCGCCCCGGCAAGGGTGAACACGCCTGGGCCCAGACCCATTGGGACGCCCACTACCGGCTCAACTTCGCCTATGGCACAGACCATTGCCGCCTGGTGGGCATGGAGGTCAAGCTGAAACTGGTGATCACCCTGCCGCTCTGGGACAACCCCCCCCAGGCCCTGAAAAACCGCTGGCACCTCTACAGCGACCACATACTGCGCCATGAACTCAGCCACCGCCAGAACGTCATCGAGATGGTAAAGCGGCTGCGCCGCAAGGTCCTGGCGCTGCCGGAAGCCGCCGACTGCGACCGCCTCAAGGCCGGCTACCAGCGCATCAGGGCCGCCGAGGATGCCCGGCGTGACCAGGACGACCGCATCCTCGATCGCCAGGACAGGCTCTGGCAGGAAGCGGAGCAGCGGCACCGCCGCTAA